The Falco cherrug isolate bFalChe1 chromosome 6, bFalChe1.pri, whole genome shotgun sequence genome window below encodes:
- the MATN3 gene encoding matrilin-3 isoform X1 has translation MRRALGTRGCCWALLLLLPPLLLPAAGASPHRPRLQPGGRSGSLAAADTACKNRPLDLVFIIDSSRSVRPEEFEKVKIFLSEMIDTLDVGERTTRVAVMNYASTVKVEFPLRTYFDKASMKEAISHIKPLSAGTMTGLAIQTAMDEVFTEEMGTRPATFNIPKVVIVVTDGRPQDQVQDVAASARTAGIEIYAVGVDRADMQSLRVMASEPLDEHVFYVETYGVIEKLTSKFRETFCAVNVCALGTHDCEQVCVSNGRTYLCDCYEGYTLNPDKRTCSAVDMCAPGRHECDQICVSNNTSYVCECYEGYTLNPDKKTCSATDICAPGRHDCAQVCLSNGGSYSCNCYEGYTLNPDKKTCSAVDMCAPGRHDCEQVCMRDDLFYTCDCYQGYTLNPDKKTCSRAITSSLVTTEESCKCEAIAALQDSVTSRLEALSTKLDEVSEKLQAYQGRQQVV, from the exons ATGCGGCGGGCGCTCGGCAcccggggctgctgctgggcgctgctgctgctgctgccgccgctgctgctgcccgcggcgggggccTCCCCGCACCGCCCGCGCCTGCAGCCCGGCGGCCGCTCCGGGAGCCTCGCCGCGGCAG ACACTGCCTGCAAGAACCGGCCCCTGGACCTTGTCTTCATCATAGACAGTTCCCGTAGTGTCCGACCTGAAGAATTTGAGAAAGTGAAAATCTTTTTGTCAGAAATGATTGATACTCTGGATGTTGGTGAAAGAACAACCCGTGTGGCAGTCATGAATTATGCTAGCACTGTCAAGGTAGAGTTTCCCCTCCGGACCTACTTTGATAAAGCATCTATGAAGGAGGCGATATCTCACATCAAGCCCTTGTCTGCTGGCACAATGACCGGCCTTGCCATCCAAACTGCCATGGATGAAGTCTTCACTGAGGAAATGGGCACCCGGCCAGCAACCTTCAATATCCCCAAGGTGGTCATTGTTGTGACAGACGGACGGCCGCAAGACCAGGTTCAAGATGTGGCAGCAAGCGCCCGGACAGCTGGCATTGAGATCTATGCCGTTGGGGTAGACCGGGCAGACATGCAGTCCCTGAGGGTAATGGCCAGCGAACCACTGGATGAACACGTCTTCTATGTGGAGACCTATGGTGTGATTGAAAAGCTGACATCCAAATTCAGAGAGACTTTCTGTG CTGTGAATGTGTGTGCACTTGGGACCCACGACTGCGAGCAGGTCTGTGTGAGTAACGGCAGAACCTACCTTTGTGATTGCTATGAAGGCTACACTCTGAATCCAGATAAGAGAACCTGCTCAG CTGTGGACATGTGTGCACCTGGAAGGCATGAGTGTGATCAGATCTGCGTGAGTAACAACACATCCTATGTCTGTGAATGCTATGAAGGCTACACCCTGAATCCAGATAAGAAGACTTGCTCAG CCACGGACATATGCGCACCTGGAAGGCATGATTGTGCACAAGTCTGTCTGAGTAATGGTGGATCCTACAGCTGTAACTGCTATGAAGGATACACTCTGAATCCAGATAAGAAGACTTGCTCAG CTGTCGATATGTGTGCACCTGGAAGGCATGACTGCGAGCAGGTCTGCATGAGAGATGATCTGTTCTATACCTGTGACTGCTACCAAGGCTACACCCTGAATCCAGACAAGAAGACTTGCTCAA gaGCCATAACAAGCAGTCTCGTAACAACTGAAGAGTCCTGTAAGTGTGAAGCCATAGCTGCCCTGCAAGACTCAGTCACTTCACGCCTTGAAGCTCTGTCCACAAAAT TAGATGAAGTGTCTGAGAAGCTGCAGGCATATCAAGGCAGACAGCAGGTTGTCTGA
- the MATN3 gene encoding matrilin-3 isoform X2 yields MRRALGTRGCCWALLLLLPPLLLPAAGASPHRPRLQPGGRSGSLAAADTACKNRPLDLVFIIDSSRSVRPEEFEKVKIFLSEMIDTLDVGERTTRVAVMNYASTVKVEFPLRTYFDKASMKEAISHIKPLSAGTMTGLAIQTAMDEVFTEEMGTRPATFNIPKVVIVVTDGRPQDQVQDVAASARTAGIEIYAVGVDRADMQSLRVMASEPLDEHVFYVETYGVIEKLTSKFRETFCAVDMCAPGRHECDQICVSNNTSYVCECYEGYTLNPDKKTCSATDICAPGRHDCAQVCLSNGGSYSCNCYEGYTLNPDKKTCSAVDMCAPGRHDCEQVCMRDDLFYTCDCYQGYTLNPDKKTCSRAITSSLVTTEESCKCEAIAALQDSVTSRLEALSTKLDEVSEKLQAYQGRQQVV; encoded by the exons ATGCGGCGGGCGCTCGGCAcccggggctgctgctgggcgctgctgctgctgctgccgccgctgctgctgcccgcggcgggggccTCCCCGCACCGCCCGCGCCTGCAGCCCGGCGGCCGCTCCGGGAGCCTCGCCGCGGCAG ACACTGCCTGCAAGAACCGGCCCCTGGACCTTGTCTTCATCATAGACAGTTCCCGTAGTGTCCGACCTGAAGAATTTGAGAAAGTGAAAATCTTTTTGTCAGAAATGATTGATACTCTGGATGTTGGTGAAAGAACAACCCGTGTGGCAGTCATGAATTATGCTAGCACTGTCAAGGTAGAGTTTCCCCTCCGGACCTACTTTGATAAAGCATCTATGAAGGAGGCGATATCTCACATCAAGCCCTTGTCTGCTGGCACAATGACCGGCCTTGCCATCCAAACTGCCATGGATGAAGTCTTCACTGAGGAAATGGGCACCCGGCCAGCAACCTTCAATATCCCCAAGGTGGTCATTGTTGTGACAGACGGACGGCCGCAAGACCAGGTTCAAGATGTGGCAGCAAGCGCCCGGACAGCTGGCATTGAGATCTATGCCGTTGGGGTAGACCGGGCAGACATGCAGTCCCTGAGGGTAATGGCCAGCGAACCACTGGATGAACACGTCTTCTATGTGGAGACCTATGGTGTGATTGAAAAGCTGACATCCAAATTCAGAGAGACTTTCTGTG CTGTGGACATGTGTGCACCTGGAAGGCATGAGTGTGATCAGATCTGCGTGAGTAACAACACATCCTATGTCTGTGAATGCTATGAAGGCTACACCCTGAATCCAGATAAGAAGACTTGCTCAG CCACGGACATATGCGCACCTGGAAGGCATGATTGTGCACAAGTCTGTCTGAGTAATGGTGGATCCTACAGCTGTAACTGCTATGAAGGATACACTCTGAATCCAGATAAGAAGACTTGCTCAG CTGTCGATATGTGTGCACCTGGAAGGCATGACTGCGAGCAGGTCTGCATGAGAGATGATCTGTTCTATACCTGTGACTGCTACCAAGGCTACACCCTGAATCCAGACAAGAAGACTTGCTCAA gaGCCATAACAAGCAGTCTCGTAACAACTGAAGAGTCCTGTAAGTGTGAAGCCATAGCTGCCCTGCAAGACTCAGTCACTTCACGCCTTGAAGCTCTGTCCACAAAAT TAGATGAAGTGTCTGAGAAGCTGCAGGCATATCAAGGCAGACAGCAGGTTGTCTGA